Part of the Chromatiaceae bacterium genome is shown below.
CGGCGCGCCGACGCGATGGTTGCGCTGGAGACGATCGCCATGGCCGAGGAGCGCTATTACACGATAGCGGGTGAGTACGGACCCCTGGCATCACTACAGATCTCTGCAGACCTCCTCAGCGGCGATTCAGAGCAGGGTTACTACGACATCACGGTGAGCGTGACCGGCGCCGACGACGAACAGTTCACGGTGCGCGCCGAGCCCAAGTCGAGCGGGCCGCAGGCACAGGACGGCGATTGCACCTGGTTCGAACTCGACCAGTTGGGCGATCGGACCGCTTCTGACACTGGCAGTACCAAGTGTTGGGGCAAATAAGGCAACCCGACGCGGGCGGTCAGCGCTGACCGTCCGTGCCGGCGTCGAGCGTTTCTCCGGAATCCATCGCGCTCAGCAGGTTCTTCGGCAGCGCAAACACCACCGTCTCGCGTTCCCCGGCGAGTTCCTCGGCCGGGTCGGCGCCCCACGCCTGCAGCTGCCGGATCACATTGCCGACCAGGACCTCGGGCGCCGAGGCCCCGGCGGTGACGCCGACCCGCCTTACACCGTCCAGCCAGCTGCGACGTATGTCTTCGGGACCATCGATCAGATACGCCTGACGCTGCTGCTTCTCGGCGATCTCCTTGAGTCGGTTCGAGTTCGAGCTGTTCGGTGACCCGACCACCAGGACCAGGTCGCACTGTTGCGCCAGCCGTGTCACCGCGTCCTGGCGGTTCTGGGTCGCGTAACAGATGTCGTCCTTTTTCGGCCCCTTGATATCCGGAAAGCGCCGTTGCAG
Proteins encoded:
- a CDS encoding type IV pilin protein, with product MQARQTGLTLIELMVVVAVMAVIAAVAYPMYTSQVQKSRRADAMVALETIAMAEERYYTIAGEYGPLASLQISADLLSGDSEQGYYDITVSVTGADDEQFTVRAEPKSSGPQAQDGDCTWFELDQLGDRTASDTGSTKCWGK